The segment ACACCAAAACAACCAACTACGACAAGCCCTTTCGACCAGTTCAAGACAAGCCGCTTGAAGTCAATAGTGTCATACCTCCTACGACTACGCTATCTATGACTTTACGAGTTTTTTCCTATGGCGCTTCCATTGACGCTTACAGTTCTCTTTTCTATCTGGCGCAAGCTTTTCTCCATCTCGTTCAACTTCTATTAGGTAATCCAGTTTCTAGTCTGGTAAATTTCATAACAGCAGACTTCACCAAAAAGGCACTCTCACCTTATTAAGATATAGATCTTGCAGGTCTGGATTGTCGGTTACTTTCTCATCGCCCTAATGAGGCTGGCATGAAAATAAAGTCATTTCTCTCCGCAGACTTTGGCTAATATTCTAATTAACACTTAAAAATATAACATTTCCATTTCCTATAATTCATATCCTGTTCTAAGATATCCTCATGGTGATAACAAGCTCATAAAAGTGAAAGTCTCATAACTTTATACGCTAAGATTCAAAAAAGCTAAGACAACTTACATCTGGAAGAATTCGCAATAAAGGGATAGCCATAACTAGAAAATCAGTAGGATGTACACTAATTAGGAGCAAAGAGTCGTTTATAGAAATGACAATGGTACCTGAAATAGAACCTGAGGCCACTAGCCATGAGCTGGCAGCTGTGTTATTCACAGATGCAGAGTCTTTCAGTGCCCATATGCACGAAAGAGAAGCTGAAGCACTAGAAGCAATAAACAGCGACCTCGATTGTCTGAAGTACCTAGCTACAGAGCACCATGGCCAAGTCTTAAAAGGTCTTGGTGACGGATTATTGGTCCGTTTTAAAAGTGCTTCAGATGCAGTAAAATGTGCCATAGCGTTTCAAAAAGCTATGGCTACTGGTTATGGCCCGGATAATCATAGGACTTTCTTGCGTCACAGAGTTGGTGTTCACCTGGGCGATATGTATGTCAGTGACACAGAGGTAATGGGCGATGGTGTAAATATCGCATCCCGTCTACAAACAATTGCTAAACCTGGCGGCATTTGTATCTCTCAAACAGTCTACGACATCGTAAAAAATAAAGTGGAATTAAAAGCTATTCAATTAGGACCCAGACAACTTAAGAATATTGCCATGACTATTCCAGTATACCGTATTCTAGTAGATGCAGTTGGAGATGAAACCGGAGAAAAAAAAGGCCGAGCTAAAAAGACTGGGAATTTTTTTAAAAATAAAGAACGCCTTATTATCACATTAAGTGCGTCAGGAGTTACCTTGCTTCTATGCTGCTTGGTTGCTTTTTT is part of the Verrucomicrobiota bacterium genome and harbors:
- a CDS encoding adenylate/guanylate cyclase domain-containing protein, with translation MVPEIEPEATSHELAAVLFTDAESFSAHMHEREAEALEAINSDLDCLKYLATEHHGQVLKGLGDGLLVRFKSASDAVKCAIAFQKAMATGYGPDNHRTFLRHRVGVHLGDMYVSDTEVMGDGVNIASRLQTIAKPGGICISQTVYDIVKNKVELKAIQLGPRQLKNIAMTIPVYRILVDAVGDETGEKKGRAKKTGNFFKNKERLIITLSASGVTLLLCCLVAFLLFRQPKGDYSNRGILGATAKRVEVNGPIPIIKLTDRQVTNEIVGREIFMGQILGIDVIRPIKAEDIKNLEMKDLQTDISNDQILYYATFSMSYEVRTKYYNYTVFLTYDQTRYVHDVSIKSPFNKK